The Chamaesiphon minutus PCC 6605 DNA window AACGAGTTCCCCGTTCGTCCACGAACGATAGAGCCGATTCAAAATAGAAGAGGTTTGCACGGGGGATTTCTTGCCAGCGATCTTCTGGATCTTGCGATCTGGCGGCGATAACTTCGGCATCGGTACGGTACTTGTCGAGAGCGACCGCTTGATGTAAAGTGATGCCATCGCCGAGTTCTACATCTGCGAATGCCGTTTGAACCAGATCGATAATTGCTGTTGATGTTAAGGGTACTGACATTATTTATTCGATTCTCTCACTTTATAGTCAAGCAATAAGACTCCATTGTTATAGATCTTGCGATCGATAAGTTCTAAAGCAGTTGACTCAATCGATCCGGCAAACAGAGGGATACCTGCGCCCATTAAAAAGGGATTTACTTTTATAATTAGTCGATCGATTAACCGATTGGTAAATAGTGTTGTCGCTAAATTAGCACCACCACACAGCCAAATACCCTTGCCAGATTCAGCTTTTAAAGCGGTAACTAATTCGATCGCATTTTCGGTAACGAGTTCGACATTTGGATCTGGGCTTACTTTAATACTGCGAGAAAAAAGATACTGTTTTAGGTGCGAATACGGGCTGGTGATGCCATCTTTAAAGCCAATTTCGTAGGTTTTGCGCCCCATCAACACGATATCGAACCATTTATTTTCGGAGTCGATACCCATGACATCGCGGAGATGAGATGGCACCGTTTCGGGAAAGGAAGCAAATAAATCGGCAAAATATTCACCATCTTGGGAAAACCCATCGTGGGAGCCATCGAGATGGGCGATAAAGCCATCGACGCTACAAGCTACATAATAGATTAACTCTCGCATATATCCTCCCGATCCGAAATTCCAAGAGATGGTATTCTAAGTGGCTGGTTATGCCTGCTTTGGGTTTGCGATCTGGCGTGTATGTACCGCTACCGCCTGTTTGATCAACCAGGAAATTAACCATAGCGGCAGTGATGCAAATGCGTTCTTTGGGTGTAATTCAAAAGTTCTGTGAACTCGATACCCTGAATTTGTATTTTCAAAGTCCCAGCGTTCGATGAAATGTGTTGCTATATTCTTAATGGGTGAGGTGAAATCACTCATTTTTATAATTAAGCATTTCCCCACATTGAAGGATTGCACTGTTTCTTTGTGTTTCGATCCAT harbors:
- a CDS encoding dihydrofolate reductase family protein; amino-acid sequence: MRELIYYVACSVDGFIAHLDGSHDGFSQDGEYFADLFASFPETVPSHLRDVMGIDSENKWFDIVLMGRKTYEIGFKDGITSPYSHLKQYLFSRSIKVSPDPNVELVTENAIELVTALKAESGKGIWLCGGANLATTLFTNRLIDRLIIKVNPFLMGAGIPLFAGSIESTALELIDRKIYNNGVLLLDYKVRESNK
- a CDS encoding SRPBCC family protein — encoded protein: MITFTVAADSSISPEQICKEIFDVDRWSSFKGYGVLPGIAKVTMKSPANSIVGTEFYVENTDGSKHKETVQSFNVGKCLIIKMSDFTSPIKNIATHFIERWDFENTNSGYRVHRTFELHPKNAFASLPLWLISWLIKQAVAVHTRQIANPKQA